One Pichia kudriavzevii chromosome 3, complete sequence genomic window carries:
- a CDS encoding uncharacterized protein (PKUD0C04160; similar to Saccharomyces cerevisiae YNL021W (HDA1); ancestral locus Anc_2.285) codes for MAGDLIQPGKRPLEVENANGNSLSVSTPTIKSEHYDNDMKMEDANPETTVTKIKSEHQDIIIAPTRPNLQYVLLKTGLVYDVRMRYHAKLYTSYFEYIDPHPEDPRRIYRIYKILAENGLIIDPSLCGSDEIGDFMQKIPIREASKEEILAVHSEDHLKFIESTQHMNKEELLKATEKGDSVYFNNDSLLSAKLSCGGAIEACKAVVEGKVKNALAVVRPPGHHAEPDAPGGFCLFSNVAVAATTILKNYPESVRRIVIVDWDIHHGNGTQKAFYNDPRVLYISLHRYEQGKYYPGTKAGGADQVGEGDGEGSNINIPWPVGGVGDADYIYAFRKVVMPVCNEFQPDLVIISSGFDAADGDVIGGCHVSPAGYGQMTHMLKSLAKGNLCVILEGGYNLDSIAKSALRVAKVLIGEPPEELKKSYPKTESIEVVEDVIKIQAKYWKSLGPGYSGLDFSTPLSMGDYDKLIAKSPDPSFIEVASRHDRLNDAVRNEQRNELFKKYKFTTLPLFVEKLPDTPSYNESTILCSPEVYKSDKLVIIVHDPSRIWARRDPVTGDLDSANAVTVDKSLDFIDWALKEKWGVIDINIPITVSGKDDATYNNINTSQDIMLYLWDNFLTFFNVQKIAFIGVGEAYNGIIHLCGHRDVRKLVKASINFVDRATALRAVISTIDESVVDWFFRNSLVFTSSKHSCWGDKDSGSTKRPRKKYGRVLRADVDNLDSIIDERFEEVCTFIQESLEDYDSETDSEA; via the coding sequence ATGGCAGGTGATCTAATACAACCGGGAAAAAGACCtcttgaagttgaaaatgcaaatggTAATTCATTGTCAGTCAGCACACCAACTATTAAAAGTGAGCACTACGATAACGACATGAAGATGGAAGATGCCAACCCAGAAACTACTGTGACTAAGATAAAGTCAGAGCATCAGGATATAATTATTGCTCCGACAAGGCCAAACCTACAGTACGTTTTGCTGAAAACAGGATTAGTATATGATGTTAGAATGCGTTACCATGCCAAGTTATATACCTCGTATTTTGAGTATATCGATCCACATCCAGAAGACCCTAGGAGGATTTACAGAATTTATAAGATACTAGCAGAAAATGGGTTGATTATTGATCCTAGTTTATGTGGCTCGGATGAAATTGGTGATTTCATGCAAAAAATCCCTATCAGAGAAGCATCGAAGGAGGAAATTCTAGCTGTTCATTCAGAGGATCACTTGAAGTTTATTGAATCAACACAGCATATGAATAAGGAAGAGCTTTTGAAGGCTACAGAAAAGGGTGATTCTGTTTACTTTAACAACGACTCACTTTTGTCAGCTAAACTTTCCTGTGGTGGTGCAATCGAAGCATGTAAAGCGGTTGTTGAGGGCAAAGTTAAGAATGCGTTGGCTGTTGTTAGGCCACCTGGCCATCATGCTGAACCCGATGCACCTGGTGGATTCTGTTTATTCTCCAATGTTGCAGTTGCGGCAACTACTATCTTAAAAAATTATCCAGAATCAGTAAGAAGGATAGTTATTGTCGATTGGGATATTCACCATGGTAATGGTACCCAAAAGGCATTTTACAACGATCCAAGGGTCTTGTACATTTCCCTACATCGATACGAGCAAGGAAAATATTATCCAGGCACAAAGGCTGGTGGAGCTGACCAGGttggagaaggagatgGTGAGGGTTCTAATATTAATATTCCTTGGCCTGTTGGTGGTGTTGGAGATGCAGATTATATTTATGCATTCCGTAAGGTAGTTATGCCTGTTTGTAATGAGTTCCAACCTGACTTGGTTATTATTTCATCTGGGTTTGATGCAGCGGATGGTGATGTCATTGGTGGGTGCCATGTCTCGCCAGCAGGATATGGGCAGATGACTCACATGTTAAAAAGTTTAGCAAAGGGTAATTTATGTGTGATTTTAGAAGGTGGTTACAATTTAGATTCAATTGCAAAGTCTGCCCTAAGGGTGGCCAAGGTTCTAATCGGTGAACCGCCAgaggaattgaaaaaatcatacCCGAAAACAGAGTcaattgaagttgttgaagatgtaATCAAGATTCAAGCGAAGTATTGGAAATCGTTAGGCCCAGGTTACAGCGGGCTAGATTTTAGCACACCTCTATCGATGGGTGACTATGATAAATTAATTGCCAAATCACCTGACCCTTCATTTATTGAAGTTGCCTCAAGACATGATAGACTCAACGACGCAGTTAGGAACGAACAAAGAAATGagttattcaaaaaatataaattcACCACCCTACCattgtttgttgaaaagCTCCCTGACACTCCGTCCTACAATGAATCAACTATTTTATGTTCTCCGGAAGTTTACAAAAGTGACAAACTTGTCATAATAGTTCATGACCCATCTAGGATTTGGGCACGCCGGGATCCAGTAACTGGAGATTTGGATTCTGCTAATGCAGTCACAGTAGATAAGTCATTAGACTTCATTGATTGGgcattgaaggaaaagTGGGGTGTCATTGATATAAACATACCTATCACAGTCAGCGGGAAGGATGATGCTACttacaacaacatcaacacaTCGCAGGATATTATGTTGTATTTATGGGACAACTTTCTtacctttttcaatgttcaAAAAATTGCATTTATCGGTGTTGGAGAAGCATATAATGGTATCATACATTTGTGTGGTCATAGAGATGTGAGGAAATTAGTTAAGGCAAGTATAAACTTTGTTGACAGAGCTACCGCATTGAGAGCTGTTATCTCCACGATCGATGAGTCAGTTGTCGACTGGTTTTTCAGAAACTCTTTAGTTTTCACCAGTAGCAAGCACTCTTGCTGGGGTGACAAGGATTCTGGAAGTACTAAAAGGCCTAGGAAGAAATATGGTAGAGTTTTGCGTGCAGACGTAGATAATTTAGACAGCATTATTGACGAACGTTTTGAGGAGGTGTGCACCTTCATACAGGAGTCTCTTGAAGATTACGACAGCGAGACTGATTCAGAGGCATAA
- a CDS encoding uncharacterized protein (PKUD0C04170; similar to Saccharomyces cerevisiae YCR033W (SNT1); ancestral locus Anc_1.141) has protein sequence MPPKHHKGGGGRYYKDEGLRRGGRRYYSQYNNYSSYNSYPTNQSPYSQPSTPSPYFQPSTASNQTQPSTQSPNGQQSANPFSSRRSDTVSLNNVNVPHQDYKSATNNWYYNTSHGKRSNGYLGNRPRSTSTLTTQHSRRGMSGVYREDNQRYPDYNGYSPYTNSHDSYPGKPPFGKGKYYLSNHLDEYRDFNSHRQELERFPSKVESTIPKSEDEQSYEPEVMEREVKREVLYKENGALSKVPTNNEMTETQTENVEGDTTDNPKLTVDDKLALDSRNDNMITDQIKEASVLHEKEPSEKENPTLQENLSVPSQEDIASTRLDTAVTEQPVTKNEPSMEKPQDGIKSESSDVHSNLDESSHPEKKKIETTFQTGEDGYPEIEGCIFPMLKNEYRVWELKHHPKSKRIQNLKYLNESKLTRLSQYSFWNKALLVFQQADAFLLFNSLKEIQTDVKKKETKLLEHFVYQNYIWKKAVSFCDKQLEEVYGVPEKEPPKVEEKPEPRSHTSRRSRHHGDSVRTEAEFMEILATLEQERERDPLIKAQYGAAIIPDMIMDPIEKYAMTRVMDSNNLIKDKEAWAKRIITDPIDTFTEVEHERFCELYALHPKKFGRISYEMGGLRTSEDCVLHYYNTKKTTNYKQLVANKNKKNKKKVAKKKKDNKGRAETSTPDTSTVENEVQKQASSVKPDIDESGSEQGNKRKILTIDIPMKQRKVSQDSPINSTGTDSIGIIVPPPKESVTPVTETPKVCAIKKDNLNSSLLDVKSELTETETISHIGTQDSSHHSNIQGTNIDEPHTQSTAETCIEDRKAKKPKKHDEKPHHISSYWSVHDINKFPLLLEQHGSNWERIAAELGTKSSTMVKNYYQRGLVDHPEWQEIVKLKKESDGAKQDNHAIQQDTMSLKGPSMGYFYKPNNGYSSQFPYTATVPQISSHVPSQQVMSSIPVEGTIHNPKLPSLESINDANPVYRPIVVDNFPSISTGIQKLPLPPHQFLTKPPPVHSLPIPSTRNNIMNMSSLLNASAVNDEMNQMAVPIAHGLPHMNTSYHQSQAADGRLNLMNLLNSPTNPRGDEKVPQVPPFVNSQSTFQPSISSMMNPLQQPPILEQHTVSPSQPQMQQEKPLDQVPQQRNAYTGGTSALDALARIAFERK, from the coding sequence ATGCCTCCAAAACACCATAAGGGCGGAGGAGGACGGTATTACAAAGACGAAGGTCTAAGGAGAGGAGGACGAAGATATTATTCTCAGTACAACAACTATTCTTCTTATAATTCTTATCCTACAAACCAAAGTCCTTATTCGCAACCCTCAACCCCTTCTCCATATTTTCAGCCTTCAACTGCTTCTAACCAGACACAACCATCAACACAAAGTCCAAATGGACAGCAAAGTGCAAACCCCTTTTCATCACGAAGGAGTGATACAGTGTCTTTAAACAATGTCAATGTTCCACATCAGGACTATAAATCCGCAACTAACAACTGGTATTACAATACTTCACATGGTAAGCGGTCTAATGGTTATCTAGGAAATCGACCCCGCTCTACATCTACTTTAACAACACAACATTCTAGACGAGGTATGTCAGGAGTTTATAGAGAGGATAACCAAAGATACCCGGATTATAATGGATATAGCCCCTATACCAATTCCCACGACAGCTATCCTGGCAAGCCTCCTTTTGGTAAGGGAAAGTATTATCTTTCCAACCACTTGGATGAATACAGAGATTTTAATTCTCATCGACAAGAATTGGAGAGATTTCCCAGTAAAGTTGAATCTACAATTCCAAAGTCAGAAGATGAGCAATCGTATGAACCTGAAGTCATGGAAAGGGAAGTCAAAAGAGAGGTTTTATATAAGGAAAACGGTGCGCTAAGTAAGGTTCCAACTAATAATGAAATGACGGAAACTCAAACAGAAAATGTCGAAGGAGATACAACTGACAATCCAAAACTAactgttgatgataaaCTTGCTTTGGATTCAAGAAATGACAATATGATCACCgatcaaataaaagagGCTAGTGTGCTGCATGAGAAGGAACCAAGTGAGAAAGAGAATCCAACTCTACAGGAAAACCTCAGTGTGCCTTCGCAGGAAGACATTGCATCGACCAGATTAGACACAGCAGTCACTGAACAACCTGTTACTAAAAATGAACCTTCAATGGAGAAACCTCAAGACGGTATAAAGAGTGAATCTAGTGATGTACATAGTAATCTTGATGAATCTTCTCATCCcgagaagaaaaaaattgaaactaCATTCCAAACAGGCGAAGATGGATACCCAGAGATTGAGGGTTGtatttttccaatgttgaaaaatgagTACAGAGTTTGGGAACTAAAGCATCacccaaaatcaaaaagaatacAAAATTTAAAGTATCTGAATGAATCAAAATTGACAAGGTTATCTCAATATAGTTTTTGGAATAAAGCACTTTTGGTATTTCAGCAGGCTGATGCATTTTTACTCTTCAACAGTTTGAAGGAAATCCAAACTGACGTtaagaaaaaggaaacaaagCTACTTGAACATTTTGTCTACCAAAACTATATTTGGAAGAAAGCTGTAAGCTTTTGCGATAAACAGTTGGAGGAAGTTTATGGTGTTCCAGAAAAAGAACCCCCAAAAGTCGAGGAGAAGCCTGAGCCAAGGTCACATActtcaagaagaagtagGCATCATGGTGATTCAGTCAGAACCGAAGCTGAGTTCATGGAAATTTTAGCGACATTGGAACAAGAAAGGGAACGTGATCCGTTGATCAAGGCCCAGTATGGTGCAGCCATAATTCCTGATATGATAATGgatccaattgaaaaatatgcCATGACTAGAGTTATGGATTCCAACAATCTAATCAAGGACAAGGAAGCATGGGCCAAACGTATTATTACAGATCCAATTGATACATTTACAGAGGTAGAACATGAACGTTTTTGTGAGCTTTATGCACTTCACCCTAAAAAATTTGGTCGTATATCCTATGAAATGGGTGGTTTAAGAACTAGTGAAGATTGCGTTCTACATTATTATAATACTAAGAAAACAACGAATTATAAACAGTTAGTTGCAAataagaacaagaagaacaagaagaaagttgccaagaaaaagaaggataACAAAGGCAGAGCAGAAACATCTACCCCAGATACCTCaactgttgaaaatgaagttcAGAAGCAAGCATCATCCGTTAAACCcgatattgatgaatctgGTAGTGAACAAGGGAACAAACGTAAAATCTTGACGATTGACATTCCCatgaaacaaagaaaagtttCTCAAGATTCCCCTATAAATTCTACAGGCACCGATAGTATTGGTATTATAGTGCCACCACCGAAGGAATCTGTCACTCCAGTTACAGAGACTCCGAAAGTTTGTGCAATCAAGAAAGACAATTTAAACAGTTCACTTTTAGATGTTAAGTCTGAATTGACTGAGACAGAAACAATATCTCATATTGGAACTCAAGACTCTTCGCACCATAGTAACATCCAAGGGACAAATATCGACGAACCTCACACACAATCTACTGCTGAAACATGTATTGAGGACAGGAAAGCAAAGAAACCCAAAAAACATGACGAAAAACCTCATCATATTTCAAGTTATTGGAGTGTACACgatataaataaattcCCTCTCTTGCTTGAACAACATGGCTCAAATTGGGAACGTATTGCTGCAGAACTAGGTACTAAGTCATCTACAATGGTTAAAAATTACTACCAGAGAGGATTAGTAGATCATCCTGAATGGCAGGAAATTGttaaattgaagaaagagtCTGATGGCGCTAAACAAGATAATCACGCAATACAGCAAGATACCATGTCTCTTAAAGGTCCATCGATGGGCTATTTTTACAAGCCAAACAATGGATATTCCAGCCAGTTCCCTTATACTGCGACAGTGCCTCAAATTTCGTCGCATGTTCCTTCGCAACAAGTTATGTCTTCTATTCCTGTAGAAGGCACTATTCACAACCCTAAACTTCCCTCACTGGAATCAATAAATGATGCTAATCCAGTTTATAGGCCAATTGTGGTCGATAATTTCCCCTCTATATCAACAGGAATACAAAAGCTGCCACTGCCGCCTCACCAATTTCTAACGAAGCCACCACCTGTACATAGTTTACCTATTCCATCCACTCGAAATAATATCATGAACATGTCATCGTTGTTGAATGCTAGTGCCGTTAATGACGAAATGAATCAAATGGCTGTTCCGATTGCCCATGGTTTACCTCATATGAACACCTCCTACCATCAATCTCAGGCAGCAGACGGACGCCTGAATCTTATGAATCTACTGAACAGTCCTACCAACCCCCGTGGCGACGAAAAGGTGCCCCAGGTTCCACCGTTTGTAAATAGCCAATCTACATTCCAACCAAGTATTAGCAGCATGATGAACCCTCTCCAGCAACCACCTATATTAGAACAGCATACAGTCTCACCCAGTCAGCCACAAATGCAACAAGAAAAACCGCTGGATCAAGTACCACAACAAAGAAATGCTTATACAGGAGGGACCAGCGCATTGGATGCCTTAGCACGTATTgcttttgaaagaaaataa
- a CDS encoding uncharacterized protein (PKUD0C04180; similar to Saccharomyces cerevisiae YJL194W (CDC6); ancestral locus Anc_1.142), which translates to MNHSSLKRHFNLFDENHDDLRIESMKKQKTGILRPTNNTGLLSPPVTPEHVMKATMLNVDSLKPVSKNLCAKLSLPTKLVSPYTTAKNLFHRCSIPYTKSKFCLSGREKESRLLNDHIVDSLQGLYSSSIYISGPPGTGKSAQTNASLNYILEHSKLIEPEKNLYHLSQIGDQFIDRKIRVIKFNCMTLSNPSDLLKRLYTSITGKKCERSIESSEILRLFNSSLDGCDMTILILDEMDNIVSKSQQPLFELFTSASNRFDGNQKSKLLLIGIANALNLTDRFLPRLRANCINPTLIQFLPYTADQIKSVITEKLMTLVPHGKENKSMPPLVHPAAIQFCAKKSAATTGDLRRAFDIMYASIDLFEQSQIQKVQLVELVKQDIENLPKVMITQVVKVCSNSFNANFEMKLKPLTIQQKLLLAFLFKFEEMVETETSRKKAGFLKSTNDTSLNAFFAYYTEKCKNHEHINSLKRSEFLEIITALDIQGLVLINTIGASSSIKASTSNTISSLNFDNHKVTSNLPKSEFFKNVTDVPILKKIIYTSY; encoded by the coding sequence ATGAATCATTCTTCCCTTAAGAGACATTTCAACTTATTCGATGAAAATCACGATGATTTGAGAATtgaatcaatgaaaaagcaaaagacGGGTATTCTACGTCCAACAAACAACACTGGCCTTTTGTCACCTCCAGTAACACCGGAACATGTTATGAAGGCTACTATGCTCAATGTCGATTCGTTAAAACCGGTCTCTAAGAATCTATGTGCCAAATTGTCCTTGCCGACCAAGTTGGTATCTCCCTACACTACAGCAAAAAATCTGTTTCATAGATGTTCAATTCCATATACAAAGTCAAAGTTTTGTTTAAGTGGTCGAGAAAAGGAGTCAAGACTTCTCAATGATCACATTGTTGACTCCCTGCAGGGACTCTATTCGTCTTCCATCTACATTTCTGGGCCGCCAGGAACGGGTAAATCGGCACAGACTAATGCATCATTAAATTATATACTTGAACATTCTAAGCTGATAGAACCTGAAAAGAATTTATACCATTTGTCTCAGATTGGAGATCAGTTCATTGATCGGAAAATTAGAGTGATCAAGTTCAATTGCATGACTCTCTCAAACCCGTCAGATTTGCTTAAACGCTTATATACAAGTATCACTGGAAAGAAATGCGAACGATCCATTGAATCTTCGGAGATTTTACGGTTATttaattcttctttggatGGCTGTGATATGACTATTCTAattcttgatgaaatggataATATTGTATCCAAATCCCAACAACCCTTGTTCGAATTATTCACTTCAGCTTCAAATAGATTTGatggaaatcaaaaatcaaagcTATTACTTATTGGAATAGCCAATGCTTTAAACCTAACTGACAGGTTTTTACCAAGGCTGAGAGCAAACTGTATTAACCCCACGTTAATTCAATTTTTACCTTACACAGCCGACCAGATCAAGAGTGTCATTACAGAGAAATTGATGACCTTGGTGCCTCATGGtaaggaaaataaaagtatGCCACCTTTGGTTCATCCCGCTGCAATCCAGTTTTGTGCAAAAAAATCTGCGGCAACTACCGGTGATCTTAGACGGGCTTTTGATATCATGTATgcatcaattgatttatttgaacaaagccaaattcaaaaagtCCAATTAGTTGAGCTTGTAAAGCAAGATATCGAAAATCTGCCTAAGGTTATGATCACACAAGTTGTTAAGGTTTGTTCAAACTCATTCAATgccaattttgaaatgaaattgaagccTCTAACAATCCAACAAAAACTGCTTCTTGCATTTCTATTTAAGTTTGAAGAGATGGTGGAAACTGAAACctcaagaaaaaaagccGGATTTTTAAAGAGCACAAATGATACCTCCTTAAATGCTTTCTTTGCATATTACACTGAAAAGTGTAAAAATCATGAGCACATCAATTCGCTTAAAAGATCAGAGTTCTTGGAAATTATCACAGCACTAGACATCCAAGGTTTGGTTCTTATCAATACCATTGGAGCATCCTCCTCCATTAAAGCTTCGACTTCAAACACCATatcatctttgaatttcGACAACCATAAAGTAACTAGCAATCTGCCAAAgtctgaatttttcaaaaatgtcaCCGACGTTCCGAttcttaaaaaaataatctACACCTCTTACTGA
- a CDS encoding uncharacterized protein (PKUD0C04190) — MDLDNNNFGILTTGIAVAIILYLSKLVYGRLYASKSKVKAKTYASSEKEPVPTPDPLYITPDQVKTRDDRPWRPFRFPYHQTMSIFKLDINHWLDMDKYYYQYIKEKERVIHAYGPDNFDWLPGSEEACRELMDIVKEHMMKRYPLLFTTSDNGDHVMNELTKEELDFTEPLKEHPLVYVSKMAKEDFYVVLQDKEGVHRLMAAAVPFPGGSFGIRYKLGKTLDVIHGDVPYYEEKLKPSMERWFARMKPADLVERASWYISWDHKLLLNNIYALKKGDKVQSDVEPTEFNVRVERQTLRRLPKSRAIIFTNHPVFYSIEEMKDEPLVPSLIKKIIYEAPEGIIKYKNFEAFRDHILPYLEKLEERQVKLGLIEPSTPVKTLPTYPFAQFLKDSTPEKGWSNPKHPTNYSEKFNEEIENAAELEVRTFERSAKVGTVGF, encoded by the coding sequence ATGGATTTAGACAACAATAACTTTGGGATACTGACAACAGGTATTGCAGTTGCTATCATTTTATACCTATCTAAACTAGTATATGGAAGACTCTATGCATCAAAATCTAAGGTCAAAGCAAAAACTTACGCTTCCTCAGAAAAAGAGCCTGTCCCAACTCCGGATCCATTGTATATAACCCCGGATCAAGTTAAGACAAGAGACGACCGACCATGGAGACCTTTTAGATTTCCATATCATCAAACGATGTCTATATTTAAATTGGATATCAATCACTGGTTGGATATGGATAAATACTATTATCAGTatataaaggaaaaagaaagggtGATTCACGCCTACGGGCCAGATAATTTTGATTGGTTACCCGGATCTGAGGAAGCATGTAGAGAGCTAATGGATATTGTCAAGGAGCACATGATGAAAAGGTATCCACTTTTGTTCACCACTTCTGATAATGGTGATCATGTGATGAACGAGctaacaaaagaagaacttgaTTTCACGGAACCTTTGAAGGAGCATCCCTTGGTGTATGTTTCCAAAATGGCTAAAGAAGATTTTTATGTTGTTCTCCAAGACAAAGAAGGTGTACACCGGTTAATGGCGGCTGCTGTTCCTTTCCCAGGCGGCTCTTTTGGAATTAGATATAAATTAGGCAAAACATTGGATGTTATTCATGGAGACGTTCCATATTATGAGGAAAAGTTAAAACCATCGATGGAGAGATGGTTTGCAAGAATGAAACCGGCGGATTTAGTAGAGAGAGCCTCATGGTACATCTCTTGGGACCATAAGTTGTTGTTAAATAATATATACGCTTTGAAGAAAGGAGATAAGGTTCAAAGTGACGTTGAGCCAACAGAATTTAACGTTCGTGTTGAACGCCAAACATTGAGAAGGTTACCTAAAAGTAGAGCAATCATTTTCACAAACCACCCAGTGTTTTATtctattgaagaaatgaaagatGAACCACTAGTGCCATCATTGATTAAGAAGATTATCTATGAAGCACCAGAGGGAATTATCAAGTATAAAAACTTTGAAGCATTTCGTGACCACATTTTACCGTACCTAGAAAAATTAGAGGAAAGACAGGTCAAGCTGGGTCTGATTGAGCCCAGTACCCCTGTAAAGACACTTCCAACATATCCGTTTGCtcaatttttgaaagactCGACTCCTGAAAAAGGATGGTCAAATCCAAAGCACCCAACTAACTACAGCGAAAAGTTCAATGAGGAAATCGAAAATGCCGCTGAGTTAGAGGTTCGAACTTTTGAACGGTCTGCAAAAGTAGGAACAGTGGGATTTTAG